In Spinacia oleracea cultivar Varoflay chromosome 5, BTI_SOV_V1, whole genome shotgun sequence, a single window of DNA contains:
- the LOC110790513 gene encoding uncharacterized protein: MESIKMLSVEAYNYLNEIPSCHWSRHSFSTSSKSGMLLNNCCESFNNVIKDARSKPILTMMEWIRRYVMKRCCVKRDGLKEFEGMIMPSVVKMIDKASGEVCKCDVTQADVYEFEVDHISTGESYVVNLAEKRCGCFRWELMGIPCYHAMACIVKQRLNIEDFVHQAYHVSTYAKTYAPTFHPMPGKHQWPTINLPQPLPPPYRKMPGRPKGSKRIKEKGEGEERVLVIRTKKPNKCGNCGETGHYKNTCKNPQLAPFTSPKSKGGRPRKYPAPSSTTNATTSTSPTTISKAIAPTDTLVIKPTTAVTKRKKSAPSSMVASVIFPHAPLTGCIISLDASAVAATGASRKKSSAQIGIPKPKKHKSMVDVLSSQNNTSCISHVP, translated from the coding sequence ATGGAATCAATTAAGATGTTGTCTGTTGAGGCTTACAATTACTTGAATGAAATACCCTCGTGTCATTGGTCTAGGCATTCCTTTAGCACTAGCTCCAAATCTGGTATGTTGCTTAATAACTGTTGTGAGAGTTTTAATAACGTCATTAAGGATGCTAGGTCAAAACCTATCTTAACCATGATGGAATGGATACGAAGGTATGTCATGAAAAGGTGTTGTGTAAAGAGAGATGGGTTAAAAGAATTTGAGGGTATGATTATGCCGTCAGTGGTGAAGATGATTGATAAGGCTAGTGGTGAAGTATGTAAATGTGATGTTACTCAAGCCGATGTTTATGAATTTGAGGTGGATCACATTAGCACCGGTGAGTCTTATGTTGTAAATTTGGCTGAGAAGAGATGTGGGTGTTTTAGGTGGGAATTGATGGGTATACCTTGCTATCATGCAATGGCATGTATAGTGAAACAAAGACTGAATATTGAGGATTTTGTTCATCAAGCATACCATGTCTCTACATATGCAAAGACCTATGCTCCAACCTTCCACCCAATGCCAGGAAAACACCAATGGCCAACTATTAACCTCCCACAACCTTTACCTCCACCATACAGAAAAATGCCGGGAAGACCTAAAGGGAGTAAAAGAATTAAGGAGAAAGGTGAAGGGGAGGAGAGGGTGCTTGTTATTAGAACCAAGAAGCCAAACAAATGTGGGAACTGTGGTGAAACAGGCCACTACAAGAACACTTGCAAAAACCCTCAACTAGCTCCTTTCACCTCCCCAAAATCTAAAGGAGGAAGGCCAAGAAAATATCCAGCTCCTTCTTCAACAACAAATGCTACAACATCAACTTCTCCAACAACAATTTCTAAAGCAATTGCTCCTACCGATACACTTGTTATTAAGCCTACTACTGCTGTCACCAAGAGGAAGAAATCTGCTCCTTCATCTATGGTAGCAAGTGTAATTTTTCCTCATGCTCCACTTACTGGTTGTATTATATCCCTTGATGCCTCTGCTGTTGCTGCAACCGGTGCCTCAAGGAAGAAGAGTTCTGCACAAATTGGGATCCCTAAACCAAAGAAGCACAAGAGCATGGTTGATGTGTTATCATCTCAAAATAACACATCTTGTATCTCTCATGTGCCTTAA
- the LOC110790504 gene encoding uncharacterized protein gives MKTDRKPPLARSPMTLRGRRPLQPPNSNFNANTPIRTPAMMSKPQMREQENRPELNTVSCELRALAKMVEDELGAINAKNNNGFGSVSSIGGGNTTMFERGSLYNAYSERRNERLRKKLSESWEDEPKTAYNHLGVKVDSTLKKDSTKKKAETLKKSMMAAATTYSSVDRSQHPRYALRSTTKKPPLPVAPMNIDDKGTARKTPSTRARRK, from the exons ATGAAAACTGATCGGAAACCACCGCTTGCTAGATCTCCGATGACTCTTCGAGGCCGTCGCCCCCTTCAACCACCTAACTCCAATTTCAACGCCAACACTCCTATTCGAACACCAG CAATGATGAGCAAACCCCAGATGAGAGAACAGGAGAACAGGCCAGAACTCAACACAGTTTCTTGTGAATTGAGGGCATTAGCAAAAATGGTGGAAGACGAGCTGGGCGCAATCAACGCGAAAAACAACAATGGATTTGGGAGTGTTTCATCAATTGGAGGGGGTAATACTACGATGTTTGAGAGAGGGAGTTTGTACAATGCTTATTCAGAGAGGAGGAATGAAAGGCTAAGAAAGAAACTGAGTGAATCATGGGAAGATGAGCCCAAAACTGCTTATAATCATTTGGGTGTTAAAGTTGATTCTACATTGAAGAAAGATTCAACCAAGAAGAAGGCTGAGACTTTGAAGAAGTCGATGATGGCTGCGGCCACTACTTATTCATCCGTGGATCGAAGCCAACACCCACGGTACGCGTTGAGGAGCACCACCAAGAAGCCACCGCTTCCGGTGGCACCGATGAATATCGATGACAAGGGGACGGCAAGGAAGACTCCTAGTACAAGAGCTAGGAGGAAGTGA